The DNA sequence TACAAGATAATAATAACACCGTATAATTCAATCTTCCCGAGCTATCATGTTCGTCTCCGTATTTAAAGACGAGCCCTAAAAATGCGCCTGTTTTCTTCCAGGACACCCCTGAGCCAGATCGTCTCAAAATCTCTGGGTTAGTCGGACCCCGGCGCGTCCAGATTGGTTTATTGATATTGAAACTGAATTCAACTTTTTTCCGTTGACAAAAAGAATAGATTCACAATATAATCATTTCGCTTCAGGTGCCCCCTTGGGCTTAATAGGGAAGCCGGTGCAAATCCGGCACGGTCCCGCCGCTGTAACCGGGGACGAAACCTGCAATTGCCACTGTTTACCTGAAGGGAATGGGAAGGCGCAGGGACTAGGATGATCCGGGAGTCAGAAGACCTGCCTGTAACGAAAGTGCCGTAGTCCGACGTAAAGCTGGATCAGGCCAGGCAGCAGGAGGTAGGGAAAATCTCCTCCGCCCCCCCCGAGGAACAAGTTAAGCTGGGTGCAATCCTTGGGTCCACACGGACTCAAGGTTTTTTATTTGAACCGCCTGCACCCGCAGCGCTCCGGGTCAACTACCCATGAGCTTAAAAAAGCTAACCATATTCCTCGTTATATCCTTAGTCGTGACGCCGGCCGCGGTCGTTGCCAAGATAACCTCTTTACCCGCTGAAAAAGAATCTAGTCCACTAACAACTCGGGGGGAGCACCAACGCTCTACCCCTCAAATACCGGATACCCCGGTAGACCTGGAAGCCCTCCCTCTGGCCAGCCAGATCAGTTCAGCCTCTCAAATCCTTATCCTTGACCAAAAATCCATCCAGCGCCACCGGGAGACGTTGGCTTCCCGCCGATGCCGGCAGGACACCTCCCGACCCCTGATCCTGGAAGGACCCATCCGTTACCGCCGTACTAAGAAGGGAGTGATTCAGATCAGTAACGTGGTGGTCACCTCGAGACCGACAGGGTTAGCGGCGGTATCAACCCAACGCCTACGTCTGAGGGAAGGACTTGCCCATACCCTGGCCCAGCCCTCCCCGCCAGGGACCGGCGAACCCCAACCATCAATGGTGGTTCAGCGGGATCTCAAGGGCCCATTGCATATCATTACAAAAAAATCGGAGCCGCCACTCTTGGCAGTTCTGCCAATTCCTCCAGCTTTGGACTGGATTGCTCCGGATCTGGCGCCCATCGTGGTGGAAGCGGCTAACGCCTACCAGTTGCCGCCATCTCTAATTTTATCCGTTATTTGGATGGAGTCCAACTTTGTACCTGGGGCGGTGTCCCCCAAGGGTGCCATGGGGCTGATGCAGTTAATGCCGGGAACTGCGGCCGACCTGGGGGTCCAGGACCCGTTCTATCCTCGGCAGAACATTATGGGGGGCAGCCGGTACCTCCGGCATCTGTTGAATTCTTTTGACGGCTCTCTGCCCCTGGCCATTGCTGCTTACAACGCTGGTCCCCGCCGAGTGGCGCAGGCGGGCTACCAGGTTCCGGAAATCAAAGAGACCAAGCAATTTGTCAGTCAAGTGCTGAGGCTTTATGGTTTATTAGAAAAGTCGCTTAAGCCGCGTCTGCCGAATTGATGCCTGTTGATCTAAATCCACTGTTAATATGTCTATTAAAACCGGTCGCTCGCGAAAAGGATTAGAAGGATTATTTTGATAAATACCTTACATTTTAAGGGAAAAAGGGATGAGTCCCCATCTCAAAGACATCGGTGTGATTGAAGCTTTCCCAGGTCTATCTGTCCGCTATCTAAGGGAAAATCAAGTAATTCCTTTGAAGCATGAAGACGGTCGGGTATTGCTGGCCATGGCCACCCCTGAAAATGAGGCGTTACGGGCGGCCCTGGAAGTGGCCCTGGGCAAACCCGTAGTTATCCTGCCGGCTCCGGCAGAAGAAATTCTGGAAGTTATCCAAACGGTTTATGAGCCCGGCAGTCCCATGTCACGTCTGGTGGACGACCTGGATGCCGAGGACTTGGATCTGGAAAGTGAAGAGACCTCCGAAATCGGCCATCTGCGGGATATGGCCCGTGAAGCCCCCATCATTCAATTAGTGAATCTCCTATTACTTCGGGCTATCCAGCTGGGGGCCAGTGATATCCATTTAGAGCCGTTTGAAAATGACTTTCGAGTCCGCTATCGCAAGGATGGCATTCTCCACGAAGCCGAATCTCCTCCCAAGGGACTACAGGCCGCAGTGTTGTCCAGGTTGAAGATTATGGCCCGGCTGGATATCGCTGAACGCCGTCTCCCCCAGGACGGCCGGTTTCGACTCAAAGTTCAAGGTTCGGACATCGATTTCCGGGTCTCCACGGTGCCCACACTTATGGGTGAGTCCATGGTTATCCGGATATTGGATCGGGGTAAGGTCATCCTCGATCTGTCCCGGCTGGGCTTCCCTCCTCGGGAGTTGCAGCAATTCGATGCTCTCATCCACAAACCCTATGGCATGATCCTGGTTACCGGTCCCACCGGCAGCGGCAAAACCACTACTCTTTATGCTGCTCTGGAACGGATTAATTCCCTGGAAAAAAAAATTATTACCATCGAAGACCCGGTGGAATACCGCTTGTCCGGGGTAACTCAGATGCAGGTGAAACCCTCCATCGGCCTTACCTTCGCCCGGGGTTTACGACATATCGTTCGACAGGACCCGGACGTGGTGCTGGTGGGAGAGATCCGGGACCGGGAAACCGCTGAAATCGCTATTCACGCAGCCCTCACAGGCCACCTGGTCTTCAGTACCCTGCATACCAATGACGCGGCCGGAGCCATCACTCGGCTGCTGGAGATGGAGATTGAGGATTTCTTACTGGCTTCGGCCATTTTAGGCATTCTGGGCCAACGACTGGTACGGATGATCTGCCCCGAATGCAAAGTTCCTCTCAATTCCGAGGAGAGTAGAAAAGAGGCGCATCAGATATTTGGCGAATCGCCTCCCCAATTATATTTCGGTCAGGGCTGCCCTGCTTGTGCCCATACAGGCTTTCAAGGGCGTAGCGGTATGTATGAATTACTTCTGGTAGATGAAGTATTGCGGAAACTCATCCTGCAGCGAGCCGATGCCAGTTCTTTACGGCAGGCGGCTATCCAGCAGGGTATGCAAACCCTGGCGGCTGATGGTTGGGCCAAGGTGGCCCAAGGTCTCACCACCAGCCAGGAAGTGCTGCGGGTCACCCAGGAGTAACCATGCCGCTTTATCACTACCGGGCTTCCGACCTCAAGGGCAACATCATTCAGGGAACCCTGGAAGCCCGGGAGGAAGGCCTGGTTGTACTGCATCTGCAGCATGGTGGACTCATCCCTTTACGCATTAGCCTCGATCCCGCACCCTCGGCTTGGCAAGGTAAACTTTCTTTCCGGCGAGGTCGACGGGTTTCGTCGCGAGAGGTAGTCCTCTTTACCGAGGAACTGGCTGACCTCTTGAAAGCCGGATTGCCCCTGGACCGCAGTCTGCAAGCCCTGAAAGAGGTGACTTCCCGATCGGGCATGAAGGAAGTGATCAATCAGATTCTCCGGGATCTGCAAGGGGGTAAGACGCTCTCCGATTCGCTGAGCCGGCATAAGGCTTTTTCGCCTTTGTACGTCAGCCTGATACAGGCCGGTGAAACCGGCGGTTTTCTGGATGAATCTCTGTCCCGTCTGAGCGACTATTTGCAGACGGTTAGCGAATTCCGCAGTTACCTTTTCACCGCCTTGATTTATCCTATGATCCTGGCGGGAATGGGGAGCCTTTCCTTGGTCCTTATGCTCCTGTATGTCGTCCCTCGGTTCGAATCGTTCTTTCAAGAGATGGGCCAGGAACTTTTTTGGAGCACCCGAATGCTCTTGTGGATTAGCCAAATGTTTCGTTCCTATTGGTGGGTGCTGGCCTTATTCCTGGCTATCCTGATATGGTCAATTAGCCGATTATTGAGAAGTTCCAAAGGCCAGCTCTGGTTGGATCGTTTCCGCATCCAGGCGCCGTTGCTGGGAACTTTGACCCGGAACGTGGCTGCGGCCTTTTTTGCCAAGACTCTAGGGACATTATTAAATAATGGTGTACCCCTGGTTGCCTCTCTCCAGGTGGTCATCACCTCGGTGAATAACCGCTATCTGGCCAGTGCCATAAAAAGCGTTTTGGATAGCGTCGAAAAAGGCAAACAACTTTCCGTGATGCTGAAAAAAGTAGGGATGTTTCCGGAACTATTCCTGCAAATGGTGGCCATCGGAGAAGAAACCGGACATCTCGCCGAAATGCTTTTATCAGCCGCGGACTCTCTGGAAAAGGAAGCCAGAAAAGCCATCCGGAGACTGCTGGCCCTTCTGGAGCCGATACTTATTCTGGTCACGGCCATGGCAGTGGCTTTTATCATTGTCTCGTTGCTCCTGCCCATTCTCAACCTTTATGAAATCCAAATTTAGGCCTGGAGGTTCACGTTGCTTAATAAAGACCGGAAAGATCGAGGGTTTACCCTTATTGAATTAATGATTGTTCTGTTTATCCTGGGCTTGCTGGCTGCCCTTGTGGCGCCTCGGCTCATGGGGCGAGTCGGGAAGGCGAAACAAAAATCGACGGCAGCCCAGATGCAGTTTCTAGCCACCGCCCTGGATCTTTTTCATCTCGATGTGGGCCGCTACCCCACCGACGAAGAAGGGCTAAAAGCTTTAAGAGAAAAACCAGGCAACCTGCCTTCCTGGGGGGGGCCTTATCTGGATAAGCCGGTTCCCAAGGACCCGTGGGGCAGGGATTATGTCTATAAATCTCCGGGAGAACACGGTGCTTACGATTTATATTCTTTAGGAGCCGACGGCGCGCCCGGAGGAGAAGGAGAAAATCAGGACATTTCCAACTGGCAGTCCGCTCCCTAACGTAACTCTGATAGGAAAAACGGTTTAGGAGGATATCTTGCCGGAAACAGAAGGTACTGCGATGACAGTACCGAAGGTTGCCGATACTGCGGTGATACGGGGCGCTTCTCAAACTTCCAAACAATTGTTTCGAGGGCAGGAGAGTGGTTTTACTCTTCTGGAGCTTTTGGCAGTATTGGCTCTGCTGACCCTTCTCATGGGCCTGGTGCTGCCGGACCTGTTAAAAAGTTATAAACGGGAGCAGGAACGGGCAAATATACGCCGGTTCCTGTCGATTTTGCGGACTGCCAGGAGCGAAGCCGTCACCAGGCATCAACGGGTGCGACTGCGGGTGGACATTAAAGCCGGGCGTTACCGGGTGGAAGGGTTCGCCAGTCATGGTGCTTTTCCCGGCCTGCGTCTGGAAAACCCGCATCTGGTGTGGGAAGATATTGATAGAAGGACGGGATTCATAATTTTTTACCGGGACGGGAGTTCCAGCGGCGGCAGGCTGGGATTCGCAGATTCCACCGGTAGGCAATACCGCGTGGAGATTGAGACCGTAACCGGTAGGATAAACCTCAAGGTCGAAGGAAGGTGAATGGGGCGGGCGGGCTTAGATGAATTATCGCCCAAAAGCCAGGTCTCATACTTCAGGTGCGGCGGGTTTCAGTCTCCTGGAAGTTTTAGTCGCGACTACTCTGGTAGGCCTGATGCTGGTAGTCCTTCTCCAGATTTTAAGCTCCACTTTTCGGGTTGAAGCAGGGATTTGGAAAAATAATCAAGCTCTCCTGATAGCTGAAAAGGTGCTGCAGAAAAACTGTGAACTCGTCAGTCTGGAGGCCGGCACGTACGAAGGCCAGGAGGAAGAATTTGTTTATCGGATCAGGGTCACTCCCCAATATGAAATCGGCGAAACTTTGGGAGACCTGAAAATCCTCTGTTCTTTGATACAGGTAACCGTCTTCTGGCAGGAACGAAATAGCAAAAAGTCACTTGTCCTGGAAACGGTGCGGACCGCGGCCCAAAAGAAAAATTGATTCATGGCCAGGACTCGAAACAATGCACTTGGTTTTACCCTGCTGGAATTGGTTGTCGCTTTGACTTTAACCAGCCTGGTGGTTTTGGTGATCTACAGTTCCTTCAACATAACATTGAAGGGTATGCAAAGAGGCTGGGCCACCGCGGAATTTTTTCAGGAATTGCGGGTGGGCCAGGTAATTTTAGAACGCTCGATAAGCTCGGCGGTTCTTGGTTCGGTGGGCAGACGACTGTATTTTCATGGAACTTCCCGGGAAATGCGATTTTTTACGGTTGTGCCATTGGAAGCTTCGAACCTGGGGGGCGTCTACCATTGGCGGATTCTGGTGGGGCAGGGCGAACAAGGGCGGAAAGTTTTGGCCGTAGAGCAGACTAAAAACGTTAATTGGCGGCGCGACCAGGAAGGAGTGGAAGTCAGGCAGATTATTTTCCGTAATTTGACCTCGGCCCACATAACGTATGGCCGCGGTGAGAATCCATCCGCTACCTGGGATGCAAAAACCCAGGGGATGTTGCCCTCCTGGGTGAAAATCATCCTGACTTTTAAGGGCCATCAACCGATGATATTGGTCATCCCCATATATGTGGCAGAAAATTAAAAGAAACCTAGGTGGTAAAACTAATCTGGTTCCCAGGGATGAACGGGGCGCCGTGCTCCTCGTTGTGACCCTGATTTTGGCCTTGATGAGCGTTTTAATTTTGAGTTGGGGGCGGGAATGGCGCTTGGAACTGACCTTGGCTGCCAATTTTTTGGAAGTACGCAAGTCTCGGCGTCTGGCCGAAGCTGGTGTTTATTATTCTCTGGGAAAATTAGCCCGTGTCCGCAGGGTTGAAGCCGCTGCCGTTCAGGGTAACCGGATTATTCAGAGCAACGTCAGTGATCAAGATATTTTGCGCCTGGACAACCAACCTCGTATACTGAAATTCCCGGCAGGAGAAGTCGAAGTACGGGTTGCTGATGAAGGCGGCAAAATCAATCTTAACCAGGCCAAAGAGGAAATTCTACTAAGACTTTTTATGGTGCTGGGTATTCCCGAGATAAAGACACGAACCATGGTTGATTCCATCATAGATTGGCGTACGCGGGGAGACCAACCCCAGCCATATGGTGCCAAAAGTTCCTATTACCTGCGTCTCGAACCACCTTATGTATCTAAAAACGGTAGATTTGAAACGGTTGAGGAACTGGCCTGGGTCCGAGGTTTTGAAAACAGCTCCATCATTCCCATATTAACCGATTTTCTGACAGTTCAGGCCACCGGTCAGGCTATTAATGTCAATACCGCCCCGCCTCAAGTTCTACGGGCTGTAGGATTGTCAGATGACAATGTTGCCGCCATTGTCATAGCCCGGCAACAGAAATCGTTGCAGAATCTACAAGAAATGGGGTCCTTACAGTTAGATCCTTGGCTGGGTCAAAGACAACCATTCTCATTTGCCAGTTCCCTTTTTTTTACAATAAAATCCAAGGGTACAGTAATAAATGGTAAGGGGTCTTATACTACCAAGGCAATAGTTCGATTGCAGCCGAATCAATCGTCTCCCTGGAGCTTTGTGTCGTGGATGGATGACTTTCCCGGATGAAGAATCTAACCGATACATTAAGCAGTTTGTGGGGAAACCTGACTGCCACAATATTAAGCGGGGCCGAAGGGTTAGGTATCTATGTGGATAAACGGAAGCTTACCCTGGTCCAGGTTCAGAAAAATCTTTCGGGGATTAAACCGGAATTTTTCAGGCAGATCGCTTATAAAACGGATAACCCGGAAGAAGTGCTCCCTGCACTCCGAGAAACAATTCAAGACTGGAAATCGTTGGGAAGCCCGGTAAGCCTGGCGGTCAGTTCCGATTTTGGCTTTTTCCAAAAGGGTGTCCTCCCGATTGCTGCCTCGGAAAATCTGGTCCAGGTCGTGGCCTATGAATTGGACCGATTTTTACCCCTGCCAGCCTCGGATCTCTACTACACGTTTCATGTTGTCAAGGAGACCGATCAGGAAATTCATTTTATGTTTCTGGCTGTGCCCCGACAAAGGATAGAGCGTTGGTTGAATATATTGAAGGAAGCAGGCTTACGCCCTGTGGGGCTTGAATTAGCTCCTTGTGCCGCTGCCAATGCAGCCCTCTTGCTGGCGGAAAAAAAATTTCCTCCTTCCTGGCTCTTATTACATACGATGACCGATGGATTTGAGCTGACCCAGATTAACGGACGCGCGGTTAATAATTTTTCTGTGAAACGGGAAATACCAAGGAAAGATTTTATCAGGGTGGTCCAGACTCACCTTGCCCGTATAGTGGCGGAGGGGTCGGGAAGCACCACACTGTGCGTTTATGGGAAATTCACCAGGGATATGGTCAATCGGCTGTCGCAGGAATATGAATTTGAAGTTGTTCATCCCGGCCAAATCGTTCTGCCGGAGTCCCCTGGGCAACGGGAGGAAGGCGAAAGTCTGACTGCCGTCGGGGCAGCCTTGACCTGTTTGGGAAAACCATCGGTGGAGCATAATCTGTTGCCTTTGACCGAGCGGGAGCCGGTCAGTTTCAGATCCTTTTCCCTGATCAAAATTCTATTTTGTTTACTCGTAGCCTTAGGCCTTATTTGGGCTGGTAGTGCTTTGATCCACAAACGCGTACTTCTCTTTCAAATAAACCGTCAGATTGCTGCGGTGACACCGGAAGCACGGGAAGTGGAAGGGCTGATAAAAGAAGGTCGAGCCTTGGCGCAGCAGATGGAGAACCTGCGTAATATTGGTGCTTCCCCGGATACATTGCTGATGCTCAGAAATCTAACCCAGATTATTCCCCAAAATACCTGGCTTTACTCCGTAAGGCTGAGCAAACAGGTTCTGGAAATTGGTGGGATGTCCCAATCTGCCTCTGAATTGATTCCTCTTTTGGAGAAATCAGGTTGGTTGAAAAAAACCGAATTCGTTTCACCCATAGTCACCGATGCTAATAAACTCGAACATTTTAAAATTAAAGCAGAAATTAAGGGCCTGGAAACAGCTTCTCGATAAGCTGCCGGACCGGCAACAGCGTTGGGCCTGGCTCGGAATAGGCGGCCTGGGTATACTGCTAGCCTATTTGGTAATCATCGGTCCCCTCCTTGACCTGGAGGAATCTTGGGATCAGAAGATTGGTCAACAACGCCGACTCTTGGCTAAATACCAGAGCCTATCGGCCAATAGAGCAGTGGCCCAACAAGCAATTACGGCTTTGCAGACGGCTTTTGCCCAGACGGAGAAGCAGTTTTTGGCCGGGGACAATCCCGCGGTGGCTTCGGCGGATCTCCAAGATATCATTAAGAGTCTGGCTCGTGAACATGGAGTCGAGTTGACCAGCGCCAAACCCCTGCCGACCCGGGAAGCCGGTCCTTATCTGGAGGTTCCGGTTCAGGTTGCCATGGCCGCCAGAATCGACCAACTGCTCATTATTCTTTTCAATCTTGAGCATCATAAAAAGTTTCTTTTCATTCCGGAAGTAGAGATCAATGCCCCACGCGTCGTCAGGACTGACAAGGATAAGGCCTTGCTGCAAGTCAGT is a window from the Desulfobacca acetoxidans DSM 11109 genome containing:
- a CDS encoding PilN domain-containing protein; this encodes MKNLTDTLSSLWGNLTATILSGAEGLGIYVDKRKLTLVQVQKNLSGIKPEFFRQIAYKTDNPEEVLPALRETIQDWKSLGSPVSLAVSSDFGFFQKGVLPIAASENLVQVVAYELDRFLPLPASDLYYTFHVVKETDQEIHFMFLAVPRQRIERWLNILKEAGLRPVGLELAPCAAANAALLLAEKKFPPSWLLLHTMTDGFELTQINGRAVNNFSVKREIPRKDFIRVVQTHLARIVAEGSGSTTLCVYGKFTRDMVNRLSQEYEFEVVHPGQIVLPESPGQREEGESLTAVGAALTCLGKPSVEHNLLPLTEREPVSFRSFSLIKILFCLLVALGLIWAGSALIHKRVLLFQINRQIAAVTPEAREVEGLIKEGRALAQQMENLRNIGASPDTLLMLRNLTQIIPQNTWLYSVRLSKQVLEIGGMSQSASELIPLLEKSGWLKKTEFVSPIVTDANKLEHFKIKAEIKGLETASR
- the gspG gene encoding type II secretion system major pseudopilin GspG — its product is MLNKDRKDRGFTLIELMIVLFILGLLAALVAPRLMGRVGKAKQKSTAAQMQFLATALDLFHLDVGRYPTDEEGLKALREKPGNLPSWGGPYLDKPVPKDPWGRDYVYKSPGEHGAYDLYSLGADGAPGGEGENQDISNWQSAP
- the gspE gene encoding type II secretion system ATPase GspE → MSPHLKDIGVIEAFPGLSVRYLRENQVIPLKHEDGRVLLAMATPENEALRAALEVALGKPVVILPAPAEEILEVIQTVYEPGSPMSRLVDDLDAEDLDLESEETSEIGHLRDMAREAPIIQLVNLLLLRAIQLGASDIHLEPFENDFRVRYRKDGILHEAESPPKGLQAAVLSRLKIMARLDIAERRLPQDGRFRLKVQGSDIDFRVSTVPTLMGESMVIRILDRGKVILDLSRLGFPPRELQQFDALIHKPYGMILVTGPTGSGKTTTLYAALERINSLEKKIITIEDPVEYRLSGVTQMQVKPSIGLTFARGLRHIVRQDPDVVLVGEIRDRETAEIAIHAALTGHLVFSTLHTNDAAGAITRLLEMEIEDFLLASAILGILGQRLVRMICPECKVPLNSEESRKEAHQIFGESPPQLYFGQGCPACAHTGFQGRSGMYELLLVDEVLRKLILQRADASSLRQAAIQQGMQTLAADGWAKVAQGLTTSQEVLRVTQE
- a CDS encoding general secretion pathway protein GspK, with translation MWQKIKRNLGGKTNLVPRDERGAVLLVVTLILALMSVLILSWGREWRLELTLAANFLEVRKSRRLAEAGVYYSLGKLARVRRVEAAAVQGNRIIQSNVSDQDILRLDNQPRILKFPAGEVEVRVADEGGKINLNQAKEEILLRLFMVLGIPEIKTRTMVDSIIDWRTRGDQPQPYGAKSSYYLRLEPPYVSKNGRFETVEELAWVRGFENSSIIPILTDFLTVQATGQAINVNTAPPQVLRAVGLSDDNVAAIVIARQQKSLQNLQEMGSLQLDPWLGQRQPFSFASSLFFTIKSKGTVINGKGSYTTKAIVRLQPNQSSPWSFVSWMDDFPG
- a CDS encoding GspH/FimT family protein encodes the protein MTVPKVADTAVIRGASQTSKQLFRGQESGFTLLELLAVLALLTLLMGLVLPDLLKSYKREQERANIRRFLSILRTARSEAVTRHQRVRLRVDIKAGRYRVEGFASHGAFPGLRLENPHLVWEDIDRRTGFIIFYRDGSSSGGRLGFADSTGRQYRVEIETVTGRINLKVEGR
- the gspM gene encoding type II secretion system protein GspM; this translates as MLINSNILKLKQKLRAWKQLLDKLPDRQQRWAWLGIGGLGILLAYLVIIGPLLDLEESWDQKIGQQRRLLAKYQSLSANRAVAQQAITALQTAFAQTEKQFLAGDNPAVASADLQDIIKSLAREHGVELTSAKPLPTREAGPYLEVPVQVAMAARIDQLLIILFNLEHHKKFLFIPEVEINAPRVVRTDKDKALLQVSMIISGILHKTGTPS
- a CDS encoding lytic transglycosylase domain-containing protein, which gives rise to MSLKKLTIFLVISLVVTPAAVVAKITSLPAEKESSPLTTRGEHQRSTPQIPDTPVDLEALPLASQISSASQILILDQKSIQRHRETLASRRCRQDTSRPLILEGPIRYRRTKKGVIQISNVVVTSRPTGLAAVSTQRLRLREGLAHTLAQPSPPGTGEPQPSMVVQRDLKGPLHIITKKSEPPLLAVLPIPPALDWIAPDLAPIVVEAANAYQLPPSLILSVIWMESNFVPGAVSPKGAMGLMQLMPGTAADLGVQDPFYPRQNIMGGSRYLRHLLNSFDGSLPLAIAAYNAGPRRVAQAGYQVPEIKETKQFVSQVLRLYGLLEKSLKPRLPN
- a CDS encoding prepilin-type N-terminal cleavage/methylation domain-containing protein — protein: MARTRNNALGFTLLELVVALTLTSLVVLVIYSSFNITLKGMQRGWATAEFFQELRVGQVILERSISSAVLGSVGRRLYFHGTSREMRFFTVVPLEASNLGGVYHWRILVGQGEQGRKVLAVEQTKNVNWRRDQEGVEVRQIIFRNLTSAHITYGRGENPSATWDAKTQGMLPSWVKIILTFKGHQPMILVIPIYVAEN
- a CDS encoding type II secretion system F family protein — protein: MPLYHYRASDLKGNIIQGTLEAREEGLVVLHLQHGGLIPLRISLDPAPSAWQGKLSFRRGRRVSSREVVLFTEELADLLKAGLPLDRSLQALKEVTSRSGMKEVINQILRDLQGGKTLSDSLSRHKAFSPLYVSLIQAGETGGFLDESLSRLSDYLQTVSEFRSYLFTALIYPMILAGMGSLSLVLMLLYVVPRFESFFQEMGQELFWSTRMLLWISQMFRSYWWVLALFLAILIWSISRLLRSSKGQLWLDRFRIQAPLLGTLTRNVAAAFFAKTLGTLLNNGVPLVASLQVVITSVNNRYLASAIKSVLDSVEKGKQLSVMLKKVGMFPELFLQMVAIGEETGHLAEMLLSAADSLEKEARKAIRRLLALLEPILILVTAMAVAFIIVSLLLPILNLYEIQI